The following coding sequences lie in one Arachis ipaensis cultivar K30076 chromosome B05, Araip1.1, whole genome shotgun sequence genomic window:
- the LOC107640699 gene encoding uncharacterized protein LOC107640699, translating to MRSLPDPSLAPFDPEIKRTISHLRQSQRRLAFEGDERVPTNSPTLSKVESETSFEEETIYSSIRTTNTSSIDLGSKTMATPRRVTLKEPGAPDFILQSLQVHHLELNANFELKTTLINLLPKFHGLSAQDPIRYLRDFLGVCSTTRREGSDEVAIWLFAFPFSLERRAKEWFYTLPDEIVSDWNLLRREFLDKFFPPEVTDRLRKEISCIVQGEMETLYEYWERFRRLLDSCPYHMIDILMLISYFCQGMKPQDKILLHASSNGSLRKYKTAEEAWQLITDLAESTKHARQRNNHPRAINEVSTSGETGGINAITLRSGTKLQERSHEEPSPIEVTQDEDVVELEEVEEEDEAQEVVEEVIAQLRGGIPKDGNVLQEATPIPFPTLARKTKKQVDLDPKMLEIFKKVEVTIPLFDAMHQVTKFSKFLKDLCMNNEKLNDLETIPLGSSISTLTDDVPEKCGDLGPCLVTCTKDGVQFVDCMCGLGACVSIMPLFIYEVLKLPPLKQSAAQFVLADKSIIFVVGIAEDVLLSIKGLVLLIDFHILKMPPSDSGRTSSILLGRPFLKTSRFKLDAFSGTYSFEID from the exons atgcgttcactACCAGATCCTAGCTTAGCCCCTTTTGATCCGGAAATTAAGAGAACTATCTCACATCTTAGGCAATCTCAGAGACGGTTAGCCTTTGAAGGTGATGAAAGGGTTCCTACCAATTCACCAACCTTATCCAAGGTTGAATCGGAAACGTCATTTGAGGAGGAAACCATCTATTCTTCCATCCGTACTACTAATACGTCTTCTATTGATCTAGGTAGCAAAACTATGGCCACTCCAAGGAGAGTCACTCTTAAGGAACCCGGTGCTCCGGACTTTATTCTTCAATCGCTTCAAGTGCATCATCTGGAGTTAAATGCTAATTTTGAGCTCAAGACCACCTTGATTAATCTTCtacccaagtttcatggactCTCCGCCCAAGATCCTATTAGATACCTTAGAGACTTTCTAGGTGTATGTTCAACAACTAGGCGGGAGGGTTCCGATGAGGTTGCTATTTGGCTATTTGCCTTCCCATTTTCACTTGAGCGAAGAGCCAAAGAGTGGTTCTACACTTTGCCCGATGAGATTGTTAGTGATTGGAATTTGCTTCGAAGGGAGTTTTTAGATAAATTCTTTCCTCCGGAGGTGAcggatagattgaggaaagaaatttcatgcattgtccAAGGTGAAATGGAAACTCTATATGAGTATTGGGAACGATTTCGGAGGCTTCTTGACTCATGCCCCTACCATATGATCGACATTCTAAtgttgattagctatttttgCCAAGGAATGAAACCACAAGACAAGATCCTCTTGCATGCCTCAAGCAATGGTTCCTTGAGAAAGTATAAAacggcggaggaggcatggcaattgatcaccgATTTGGCCGAGTCCACTAAACACGCTAGACAAAGAAACAACCATCCAAGAGCTATAAATGAAGTTTCTACTAGTGGTGAGACT ggtggcatcaatgccatcaccttgaggtccggTACCAAATTGCAAGAGAGAAGTCATGAAGAGCCAAGTCCAATAGAGGTCACTCAAGATGAGGATGTGGTTGAGTTAGAAGAAGTCGAAGAGGAGGATGAAGCCCAAGAGGTAGTTGAAGAAGTGATTGCTCAACTAAGGGGTGGAATTCCTAAGGATGGAAATGTCTTGCAGGAAGCTACTCCAATTCCATTTCCCACATTGGCAAGGAAGACCAAGAAGCAAGTTGATTTGGATCCCAAAATGTTAGAGAtattcaagaaagttgaggtaaccattcctctCTTTGATGCTATGCACCAAGTAACTAAATTTTCCAAGTTTCTAAAGGACCTATGCATGAACAATGAGAAGCttaatgatttagaaactattccattgGGAAGCTCAATCTCCACTTTAACGGATGATGTGCCGGAGAAGTGTGGTGACCTTGGCCCTTGCCTAGTAACTTGCACCAAAGATGGGGTACAATTTGTCGACTGTATGTGTGGTCTCGGTGCTTGCGTGAGCATCATGCCTTTGTTCATTTATGAGGTCTTAAAGCTTCCACCATTGAAACAGTCGGCCGCCCAGTTTGTTTTGGCGGACAAAAGCATAATTTTTGTAGTTGGTATTGCGGAGGATGTTCTACTGAGTATAAAGGGGTTAGTACTCCTGATTGATTTTCATATTCTTAAGATGCCCCCTAGTGATTCTGGGAGGACCTCATCTATCTTGCTTGGGAGGCCGTTCTTGAAGACCTCCCGGTTCAAATTAGATGCGTTTTCGGGTACCTACTCGTTTGAGATCGATTGA